In the genome of Piliocolobus tephrosceles isolate RC106 chromosome 20, ASM277652v3, whole genome shotgun sequence, one region contains:
- the KCNS1 gene encoding potassium voltage-gated channel subfamily S member 1 has translation MLMLLVRGTRYENLRSKVVLPTPLGGRGTEVLVSESPSPDTGIRWRQSDEALRVNVGGVRRLLSARALARFPGTRLGRLQAAASEEQARRLCDDYDAAAREFYFDRHPGFFLGLLHFYRTGHLHVLDELCVFAFGQEADYWGLGENVLAACCRARYLERRLTQPRAWDEDSDTPSSVDPCPDEISDVQRELARYGAARCGRLRRRLWLTMENPGYSLPSKLFSCVSISVVLASIAAMCIHSLPEYQAREAAAAVAAVAAGRSPDGVRDDPVLRRLEYFCIAWFSFEVSSRLLLAPSTRNFFCHPLNLIDIVSVLPFYLTLLAGVALGDQSGTGGKELGHLGKVVQVFRLMRIFRVLKLARHSTGLRSLGATLKHSYREVGILLLYLAVGVSVFSGVAYTAEKEEDVGFNTIPACWWWGTVSMTTVGYGDVVPVTVAGKLAASGCILGGILVVALPITIIFNKFSHFYRRQKALEAAVRNSNHQEFEDLLSSVDEVSEASLETSREISQEGRSADLETQAPSEPPHPQMY, from the exons atgctgatgctgctCGTCCGGGGAACACGCTATGAGAACCTCCGGTCTAAAGTGGTGCTCCCAACACCCCTAGGAG GGAGGGGCACTGAAGTCTTGGTGAGCGAGTCCCCGAGCCCTGACACTGGGATCCGCTGGCGGCAAAGCGACGAGGCGCTGCGCGTGAACGTGGGTGGCGTGCGGCGTTTGCTGAGCGCGCGAGCCCTGGCGCGCTTCCCGGGCACGCGGCTGGGCCGCCTGCAGGCCGCGGCGTCGGAAGAGCAGGCGCGGCGCCTGTGCGACGACTACGACGCCGCGGCGCGCGAATTCTACTTCGACCGGCACCCGGGCTTCTTCCTGGGCCTGCTGCACTTCTACCGCACCGGCCACTTGCACGTGCTCGACGAGCTGTGCGTCTTCGCCTTTGGCCAGGAGGCCGACTACTGGGGCCTCGGCGAGAACGTGCTGGCCGCGTGCTGCCGCGCGCGCTACCTGGAGAGGCGGCTGACCCAGCCGCGCGCCTGGGACGAGGACAGCGACACGCCGAGCAGCGTGGACCCGTGCCCCGACGAGATCTCCGACGTGCAGCGAGAGCTGGCGCGCTATGGCGCGGCGCGCTGTGGTCGCCTGCGCCGCCGCCTCTGGCTGACCATGGAGAACCCGGGCTACTCGCTGCCGAGCAAGCTCTTCAGCTGCGTCTCCATCAGCGTGGTGCTCGCCTCCATCGCCGCCATGTGCATCCACAGCCTGCCCGAGTACCAGGCCCGCGAGGCGGCGGCCGCCGTGGCTGCGGTGGCCGCGGGCCGCAGCCCGGACGGCGTGCGCGACGACCCAGTGCTGCGACGCCTCGAGTACTTCTGCATCGCCTGGTTCAGCTTCGAGGTGTCGTCGCGCCTCCTGCTGGCGCCCAGTACGCGCAACTTCTTCTGCCACCCGCTCAACCTCATCGACATTGTGTCTGTGCTGCCCTTCTATCTCACGCTGCTGGCTGGTGTGGCACTGGGCGACCAGAGCGGCACAGGCGGTAAGGAGCTTGGCCacctgggcaaggtggtgcaGGTGTTCCGCCTCATGCGCATCTTCCGCGTACTCAAGTTGGCGCGCCACTCCACTGGGCTGCGCTCGCTGGGAGCCACACTCAAG CACAGCTACCGTGAGGTGGGCATCTTGCTGCTGTACCTGGCCGTGGGTGTGTCAGTGTTCTCTGGTGTGGCCTACACAGCTGAAAAGGAGGAGGACGTGGGCTTTAACACCATCCCAGCCTGCTGGTGGTGGGGCACAGTGAGCATGACCACCGTGGGCTATGGGGATGTGGTGCCAGTGACGGTGGCTGGCAAGCTGGCAGCCTCAGGCTGCATCCTAGGGGGCATCCTGGTGGTAGCGCTCcccatcaccatcatcttcaACAAGTTCTCCCACTTCTACCGGCGCCAGAAGGCTCTGGAGGCAGCCGTGCGCAACAGCAAccaccaggagtttgaggacttGCTGAGCAGCGTTGATGAGGTGTCGGAGGCATCTCTGGAGACATCCCGAGAAATCTCTCAGGAGGGACGGTCTGCAGATCTAGAGACCCAGGCCCCCAGTGAGCCTCCACACCCTCAGATGTATTAA